The proteins below come from a single Aptenodytes patagonicus chromosome 2, bAptPat1.pri.cur, whole genome shotgun sequence genomic window:
- the RPL7 gene encoding large ribosomal subunit protein uL30, whose product MAEKEAKKVPSVPESLLKKRQAYAAVKAKRQKRMLAIKKSRKAQRKLIYARAQAYHKEYRHMYRQEIRMARMARKAGNYYVPAEPKLAFVIRIRGTNGVSPKVRKVLQLLRLRQIFNGTFVKLNKASINMLRIVEPYIAWGYPNLKSVHELIYKRGYGKINKQRIALTDNSLIQKRLGKFGIICMEDVIHEIYTVGKNFKVVNNFLWPFKLSSPRGGMKKKTIHFVEGGDAGNREDQINRLIRRMN is encoded by the exons ATGGCGGAGAAGGA aGCAAAGAAGGTGCCATCCGTACCGGAAAGCCTGCTGAAAAAGCGGCAGGCTTATGCAGCTGTAAAAGCTAAACGTCAGAAGAGGATGTTGGCTATAAAAAAG TCTCGTAAGGCACAAAGAAAACTCATCTATGCAAGAGCCCAAGCTTACCACAAGGAGTACAGGCACATGTATAGGCAGGAGATCCGTATGGCCAGGATGGCCCGGAAAGCTGGCAATTACTACGTTCCAGCGGAACCGAAACTGGCATTTGTGATCAGGATAAGAGG TACCAATGGTGTCAGCCCTAAGGTCCGCAAGGTGTTGCAGCTTCTTCGCCTGCGTCAGATTTTTAATGGCACGTTTGTAAAACTCAACAAAGCTTCTATCAACATGTTGCGGATTGTTGAACCCTATATTGCATGGGG TTATCCCAATCTGAAGTCTGTGCATGAATTGATCTACAAGCGTGGTTATGGCAAGATCAACAAGCAGCGCATTGCTCTTACTGATAATTCCCTGATTCAAAAACGCCTTG GAAAGTTTGGCATCATCTGCATGGAAGATGTGATCCATGAAATTTATACTGTTGGCAAGAACTTCAAAGTTGTGAACAACTTCCTTTGGCCCTTCAAATTATCCTCTCCTCGGGGTGGAATGAAGAAGAAAACGATCCACTTCGTGGAAGGTGGGGATGCTGGTAACAGAGAAGATCAGATCAACAGACTCATAAGGAGAATGAACTAA